One genomic region from Quercus robur chromosome 4, dhQueRobu3.1, whole genome shotgun sequence encodes:
- the LOC126722777 gene encoding agamous-like MADS-box protein AGL61, with protein MSMNKAKSKGRQKIENKLITDYRCREVTFSKRKSGLFKSASELCILCGAKIGIAVFSLTGKPFCFGNPDINTIIDQYVSGNPQTNVGTGGIVESLQRATILELSKELDMKLKELEIEKERGEAIEKLRKEIQQKLIWEAPIEELGLRDLQQLSLSLENLKKKIHARVHELYNGASSSSSSSSWSLPSADATHLVGAFITETSNRDMEWQAQRQNEELNISLDCLTFDAF; from the coding sequence ATGTCAATGAACAAAGCTAAAAGCAAAGGTCGACAGAAGATTGAAAACAAGTTAATAACAGACTATCGTTGTCGCGAAGTTACATTCTCAAAGCGCAAAAGTGGGCTCTTCAAGAGTGCAAGTGAGCTTTGTATACTATGTGGTGCAAAAATTGGCATAGCTGTGTTCTCCCTTACAGGCAAGCCATTCTGTTTTGGAAACCCAGATATCAACACAATCATAGACCAATATGTCAGTGGAAATCCACAAACAAATGTTGGTACAGGTGGTATTGTGGAGTCTCTCCAACGGGCTACAATTCTGGAGCTTAGCAAGGAACTCGACATGAAACTTAAGGAATTGGAAATCGAGAAAGAGCGAGGAGAGGCAATTGAAAAGTTGAGGAAGGAGATCCAACAAAAACTTATCTGGGAAGCACCTATTGAAGAGCTTGGTCTACGTGATCTTCAACAATTATCATTGTCATTGGAAAACCTTAAGAAGAAAATTCATGCTCGAGTTCACGAGCTATATAATGGggcttcttcttcctcttcctcttcttcatggTCATTGCCATCCGCTGATGCCACCCATTTGGTAGGAGCTTTTATCACAGAAACATCAAACAGAGACATGGAATGGCAAGCTCAAAGGCAGAATGAGGAATTGAATATTTCCTTGGATTGTCTGACTTTTGATGCCTTCTAA
- the LOC126724008 gene encoding uncharacterized protein LOC126724008, whose product MELPVIDLKEYLAFLNGDPSTEKPGPEVIGLCKEVSRVLRETGALLVKDPRCTVEDNDRFIDMMEKYFERPVDFKRQQERPALHYQVGATPEGVEVPRSLVDGEMQEKLKAMPKEFQPATPEGPDRKWRYMWRVGPRPSKTRFQELNAEPVIPEGFSDWKDTMDSWGYKMIAAIEVVAEMAAIGFGLPKDAFTSLMKQGPHLLAPTGSDLRRYGQESTVFAGYHYDLNFLTIHGRSRFPGLNIWLRNGQKVEVKVPVGCLLIQTGKQIEWLTAGDCIAGMHEVVVTDRTIEAINRATEQNRSLWRVSSTLFSHIASDAVLKPLGHFAESPLASKYPSMCAGEFVEQELSVINLKGNKGEP is encoded by the exons ATGGAGCTACCGGTGATCGATCTGAAAGAATATCTGGCGTTTCTAAACGGAGATCCGTCGACGGAGAAACCCGGACCCGAAGTTATCGGGCTATGCAAGGAAGTGAGTCGGGTATTGAGAGAAACCGGGGCGCTGTTGGTGAAGGATCCGCGATGTACGGTGGAAGATAACGATCGGTTCATAGATATGATGGAGAAGTACTTCGAGAGACCCGTGGACTTCAAGCGCCAACAGGAGCGTCCCGCTTTGCATTACCAG GTTGGGGCAACACCTGAGGGAGTAGAAGTTCCAAGAAGCCTTGTTGATGGAGAGATGCAAGAGAAGTTAAAAGCAATGCCGAAAGAGTTCCAACCAGCCACTCCTGAAGGACCAGATCGCAAGTGGCGATACATGTGGAGAGTGGGTCCTCGTCCTTCAAAAACCCGATTTCAG GAACTCAACGCAGAGCCCGTCATACCTGAAGGTTTTTCTGATTGGAAAGATACCATGGATTCATGGGGATATAAAATGATAGCAGCAATAGAA GTTGTAGCTGAAATGGCAGCAATTGGGTTTGGCTTGCCAAAGGATGCATTCACTTCTCTTATGAAGCAG GGACCACATCTTCTTGCTCCTACAGGGAGCGACCTCCGGCGTTATGGCCAGGAAAGTACTGTTTTTGCAGGATATCACTATGACCTTAATTTTCTAACCATTCATGGAAGAAGTAGATTCCCCGGTCTCAACATTTGGCTCAGAAATGGGCAAAAAGTTGAGGTGAAGGTTCCTGTAGGGTGTCTTCTCATTCAAACAGGAAAACAG ATAGAATGGTTGACTGCTGGAGACTGCATAGCTGGAATGCATGAAGTAGTTGTCACTGACAGGACGATCGAAGCAATCAATCGAGCAACAGAACAAAATCGCAGCCTATGGAGAGTATCTTCAACG ttgttttCCCATATAGCATCAGATGCTGTGTTGAAGCCCTTGGGTCACTTTGCTGAATCACCACTCGCCAGCAAATATCCGTCTATGTGTGCAGGGGAGTTTGTTGAACAGGAGCTTTCAGTTATCAATCTGAAAGGGAACAAAGGAGAGCCTTGA